In Anaerolineales bacterium, a genomic segment contains:
- the aroA gene encoding 3-phosphoshikimate 1-carboxyvinyltransferase yields MTTYTVRPLNRPVDADVAVPGSKSITNRALLLAALANGESVLENALFSEDSHWFSESLRRMGIVVWEDAAHATMTVRGEGGTFPEKTADCFVGNSGTTARFMVAAAALGRGDYRFDGVPRMRQRPIAPLLDALRPLGTRFSFEADADCFPLIVHGEGLRGGETTLDAAASSQYLTGLLMAAPYAEGDVTIRLAGELVSEPYIDMTIRMMAQFGVQVSMGKGVFMTRTGGRYRAQRYIIEPDASNATYFFAAAALCGGRVRVPNLPALSLQGDVGFVDVLAQMGCAVTKTAEYIEVQGTGTLHGVDVDMNAISDTAQTLAAIAPFADSPVRIRNIGHIRHKETDRIHAAVNELKRLGVDAEEFSDGLIIQPSVVHPAEVQTYDDHRMAMAFSVIGLRAEGITIANPECTAKTFPDFFQRFESLYT; encoded by the coding sequence ATGACAACCTATACCGTCCGCCCCTTAAATCGCCCTGTGGATGCCGATGTTGCGGTACCGGGATCAAAAAGCATCACCAATCGGGCGCTTCTTTTAGCGGCACTTGCCAACGGTGAGTCTGTGCTTGAAAACGCTCTCTTTAGTGAGGATTCCCACTGGTTTTCTGAATCATTGCGGCGGATGGGGATTGTCGTTTGGGAAGATGCCGCCCATGCCACGATGACGGTACGCGGCGAAGGCGGGACATTTCCCGAAAAAACGGCAGATTGCTTTGTTGGAAATTCCGGCACAACCGCCCGTTTCATGGTAGCGGCGGCGGCGTTAGGGCGGGGCGATTACCGCTTTGATGGCGTGCCGCGTATGCGCCAACGCCCGATTGCCCCCCTCTTGGATGCCCTTCGCCCTTTGGGGACGCGCTTTAGTTTTGAGGCAGACGCCGATTGTTTCCCCTTGATCGTTCATGGGGAGGGCTTGCGCGGCGGGGAAACCACCCTTGATGCGGCTGCCAGCAGCCAATACCTGACTGGACTGCTTATGGCGGCGCCCTACGCCGAGGGGGATGTGACCATTCGCCTTGCCGGGGAACTCGTCTCCGAGCCGTACATTGATATGACCATCCGTATGATGGCACAGTTCGGCGTGCAGGTGAGCATGGGGAAGGGCGTTTTCATGACCCGTACCGGTGGGCGTTACCGAGCGCAGCGCTATATTATTGAGCCAGACGCCAGCAATGCAACCTATTTCTTTGCCGCGGCGGCGCTGTGCGGTGGGCGGGTGCGTGTGCCGAACCTTCCGGCGCTCTCGCTGCAAGGCGATGTGGGTTTTGTCGATGTCTTGGCACAGATGGGCTGTGCCGTGACGAAAACGGCGGAGTACATCGAAGTTCAGGGGACGGGGACACTGCACGGCGTTGATGTGGATATGAACGCTATTAGCGATACGGCACAAACCCTCGCCGCCATCGCCCCCTTTGCCGATTCGCCCGTGCGCATCCGCAACATTGGTCATATTCGGCATAAGGAGACGGATCGTATTCACGCTGCCGTCAACGAGTTGAAGCGGTTGGGCGTCGATGCCGAGGAGTTTTCCGACGGGTTGATTATCCAACCCTCAGTCGTCCATCCTGCCGAAGTGCAAACCTACGACGATCATCGGATGGCGATGGCATTCAGCGTCATTGGCTTGCGGGCGGAAGGAATCACCATTGCCAACCCAGAGTGTACGGCAAAGACCTTCCCCGATTTCTTTCAACGGTTTGAGTCACTTTACACGTAA
- the coxB gene encoding cytochrome c oxidase subunit II — MKTSRVIPFLMVGAVFVVIGVLVGLTVRVFPVQASAESVSVDALFNFMLAIAVVVFLIVEGGIIYSILRFRRRAGDETDGIPLHGNTALEITWTTIPAIIVFVLSIVSYQVFAATRAPSDDMLTVRVQGQQFQWTFFYDMPPDSDPAVTPELRERIAQYMVSADLYLPVGRRIQAALSSRDVIHAFYVPEFRIKEDAVPGRTTNVYFTPIKPLESWVLCAELCGVGHAAMSQINRIFVVEESSYEKFVADLYAQAKETANNPRAPEVGKQLVAQKYPCGTCHVIGELGLKGAVGPSLNGVATRAEGHAAASEGLFGGTDAAAYLRGSLVKPNAYVVSGYDAGLMPQNYGDPTIMSEDDLEAIINYLLTLKAE; from the coding sequence GTGAAGACTAGTCGCGTCATACCCTTCCTCATGGTGGGGGCGGTCTTCGTTGTGATCGGCGTCCTTGTTGGCTTAACGGTGCGGGTCTTTCCCGTCCAAGCCTCGGCGGAATCGGTCAGCGTTGATGCGCTCTTCAATTTTATGCTCGCCATTGCCGTCGTCGTCTTTTTGATCGTGGAAGGTGGAATCATCTACTCGATCCTTCGGTTTCGCCGCCGCGCCGGTGACGAAACCGATGGGATCCCCCTGCATGGGAACACCGCGCTAGAGATCACCTGGACGACGATTCCGGCAATTATCGTCTTTGTGTTGTCCATCGTTAGCTATCAGGTCTTTGCCGCCACCCGAGCGCCTTCCGATGATATGCTGACGGTGCGCGTGCAAGGGCAGCAGTTCCAGTGGACATTCTTCTACGACATGCCGCCGGATAGCGACCCCGCTGTGACACCGGAACTTCGTGAGCGCATTGCCCAATACATGGTCAGCGCTGATCTTTACCTCCCCGTCGGGCGGCGTATTCAGGCAGCGCTAAGCTCCCGTGATGTGATTCATGCTTTCTACGTCCCCGAATTTCGGATCAAAGAGGACGCCGTACCCGGACGCACGACGAATGTGTACTTCACGCCGATCAAACCACTTGAATCGTGGGTGCTGTGCGCCGAACTGTGCGGGGTTGGTCATGCCGCGATGTCGCAGATCAACCGCATTTTTGTTGTAGAGGAAAGCAGCTATGAAAAATTCGTGGCTGATCTTTATGCCCAAGCGAAAGAAACCGCCAACAACCCCCGCGCCCCAGAGGTAGGGAAACAGTTAGTGGCACAAAAATATCCCTGTGGGACGTGCCATGTCATTGGCGAGCTTGGCTTGAAGGGGGCTGTTGGACCCTCCTTGAATGGCGTTGCCACTCGTGCAGAGGGTCACGCCGCCGCCAGTGAAGGGTTGTTTGGGGGGACGGATGCCGCTGCCTACCTGCGCGGCTCGCTTGTGAAACCAAACGCCTACGTTGTCAGCGGTTATGACGCCGGACTGATGCCGCAAAATTACGGCGACCCAACGATCATGTCCGAGGATGACTTGGAAGCGATTATCAACTACCTGTTGACCCTGAAAGCAGAATAG
- the ctaD gene encoding cytochrome c oxidase subunit I: MATSVGTAPRAAARPRGALKFFTWSIDHKVIGIQYIAVGLLFFLIGGLLAEMIRIELFTPAASLMVDGGAYNTLFTMHGTIMLFFFVIPILAGFGNYLVPLMLGAKDMAFPWLNAFAFWLIPPAGVLMLAGWLVGPPGAGWTSYFPLSGPLYSPLDGQTLWAISLHLLGASSILGAINFIVTILNMRPPGMTIWQMPLFCWAMLATSIIILGATPFLAGGLTLMLFDRLAGTSFFSPATGGDPLLWQNVFWFYSHPAVYIMVLPAMGILSEILSVHARKSVFGYRFVAVSSMAIGILGFLVWGHHMFTSLAPWARIPFMITSMIIAVPTGVKMFSWIGTLWGGKIRFTTPMLFGLGFLSMFVMGGITGVFLGSVPVDVHLHDTYFVVAHFHFVLFGGSALAIFGGIYHWFPKMSGRMYSERLGKLHFALTYIGFFLTFFPMHFLGMEGMPRRIYTYDPKYTLLNQLATVGALIMAVAVVPFLINLIVSMIAGKPAGNNPWRALTLEWMTSSPPPELNFEGVIFPAPDPYGYGTPEAAAYLAGEGKLSIAPAGGHGHGEAASKSSAGSDEPPIAGD; the protein is encoded by the coding sequence ATGGCGACATCGGTTGGGACGGCACCACGCGCCGCCGCACGCCCACGCGGGGCGTTGAAGTTCTTTACGTGGAGTATCGACCACAAGGTCATTGGGATTCAATACATTGCCGTCGGTCTACTGTTTTTCCTGATCGGCGGTCTGTTGGCGGAGATGATCCGCATCGAGTTGTTCACTCCGGCTGCCAGCCTGATGGTGGACGGCGGGGCGTACAACACGCTGTTCACGATGCATGGGACGATCATGCTCTTTTTCTTCGTGATCCCCATCTTGGCAGGCTTTGGCAACTACCTTGTACCGCTCATGCTTGGCGCAAAAGATATGGCCTTCCCTTGGCTGAATGCTTTCGCCTTCTGGTTGATCCCTCCGGCAGGTGTGCTGATGTTGGCCGGATGGCTGGTGGGGCCTCCTGGTGCTGGTTGGACGAGCTATTTTCCCCTCTCTGGCCCACTTTACAGCCCATTGGATGGGCAAACTCTGTGGGCAATTTCGCTGCATCTTTTGGGGGCATCTTCGATCCTCGGCGCGATCAACTTCATCGTCACCATTTTGAATATGCGCCCGCCGGGAATGACGATATGGCAAATGCCGCTCTTTTGTTGGGCAATGCTGGCAACCTCGATCATCATTCTGGGGGCAACGCCGTTCCTTGCGGGCGGGCTGACATTGATGCTCTTTGATCGTCTTGCCGGAACAAGTTTCTTCAGTCCGGCGACGGGTGGCGACCCACTGCTATGGCAGAACGTCTTCTGGTTCTACAGCCACCCAGCAGTCTACATCATGGTGCTGCCGGCAATGGGCATCCTCTCGGAGATTTTATCGGTACATGCCCGTAAATCCGTCTTTGGCTATCGCTTTGTCGCCGTATCCAGCATGGCGATTGGCATATTGGGCTTTCTTGTCTGGGGACACCACATGTTCACTTCGCTGGCGCCATGGGCGCGTATCCCCTTCATGATCACCTCAATGATCATTGCCGTGCCAACTGGGGTGAAAATGTTTAGTTGGATTGGGACGCTGTGGGGGGGGAAAATCCGCTTCACCACACCCATGCTCTTTGGTTTGGGCTTCCTCTCCATGTTCGTCATGGGCGGGATCACCGGGGTGTTTTTGGGGTCTGTGCCGGTGGATGTCCACCTCCATGATACCTATTTCGTCGTTGCTCATTTCCACTTCGTCCTTTTTGGGGGAAGCGCTCTGGCAATCTTTGGTGGGATTTACCATTGGTTTCCGAAAATGTCTGGGCGGATGTATAGTGAGCGCTTGGGGAAACTCCACTTTGCATTGACTTATATTGGGTTCTTCCTCACCTTTTTCCCGATGCACTTTTTGGGGATGGAGGGGATGCCGCGCCGGATTTACACCTACGATCCGAAATACACGCTCTTGAACCAACTGGCAACCGTTGGGGCGCTGATTATGGCGGTTGCTGTCGTGCCGTTCTTGATCAATCTCATCGTCTCGATGATTGCCGGAAAACCTGCCGGGAATAACCCCTGGCGGGCGCTCACGCTGGAATGGATGACTTCCTCGCCACCGCCAGAGCTGAATTTTGAGGGGGTGATCTTCCCCGCCCCCGATCCATATGGGTACGGGACGCCGGAAGCCGCCGCCTACCTTGCCGGAGAGGGCAAGCTGTCCATTGCCCCAGCGGGCGGGCATGGTCACGGGGAGGCAGCGTCGAAATCTTCGGCGGGGAGCGACGAGCCGCCTATTGCGGGGGACTAA
- a CDS encoding heme-copper oxidase subunit III, producing MSAQFSPTVGYEEIYLREQALRNARTGLLLWRITNGLVFAFFVFANFLMRNVQPSWPPPGIPRLEIGLPIVITLALIVSGVFASRGLAAIRAGDENALRQNLLIAVGLGVAFFVGIVIVTARIPHSGAYSSIILAMNLFHALHVLVGVALLGIVTIRSGGGRYTAANHFMAEGAVVFWHFVDAMWLFFFLVIYVF from the coding sequence ATGTCGGCACAATTCAGCCCCACCGTCGGGTATGAAGAAATCTATCTGCGCGAACAGGCGCTGCGCAATGCCCGCACGGGACTGCTGCTCTGGCGGATTACCAACGGGCTTGTTTTTGCCTTTTTCGTCTTTGCCAACTTCCTGATGCGCAATGTCCAACCGAGTTGGCCCCCACCGGGTATCCCTCGCTTGGAGATCGGCTTGCCCATTGTGATCACGCTTGCGCTGATCGTCAGCGGTGTGTTTGCCTCGCGGGGGTTAGCGGCGATCCGCGCTGGTGACGAGAACGCCCTGCGGCAAAACCTGTTGATCGCGGTGGGGTTGGGGGTCGCCTTTTTCGTCGGCATTGTGATCGTCACAGCGCGTATTCCCCACAGCGGGGCGTACAGTTCGATCATCCTGGCGATGAATCTCTTTCACGCCCTTCATGTGCTGGTTGGGGTTGCCCTTTTGGGTATTGTCACTATCCGTTCAGGAGGCGGGCGCTACACAGCCGCAAACCACTTCATGGCAGAAGGAGCTGTTGTTTTCTGGCATTTTGTGGACGCCATGTGGCTATTTTTCTTCCTCGTGATTTATGTCTTCTAG